One Polaribacter sp. SA4-12 genomic window carries:
- a CDS encoding LysM peptidoglycan-binding domain-containing protein gives MKIKYQGVLDLGEELAIENGNVKEENGVLHVTGRAKNQYEKNLLWDKIKEIGGENPTDIMTNIEVADTSIFAKHTVKSGETLAKISKHYYGNAMKYTAIFDANTSILENPNLIKVGQELVIPNL, from the coding sequence ATGAAAATAAAGTATCAAGGAGTATTAGATTTAGGAGAAGAGTTAGCTATTGAGAATGGAAATGTAAAAGAAGAAAATGGAGTTTTACACGTTACAGGAAGAGCTAAAAACCAATATGAAAAAAACCTTCTCTGGGATAAGATAAAAGAAATCGGTGGAGAAAACCCTACTGATATCATGACAAATATTGAAGTAGCTGATACTTCTATTTTTGCTAAACATACTGTAAAAAGTGGAGAGACCCTAGCTAAAATATCAAAACATTATTATGGAAATGCAATGAAATACACTGCAATCTTTGATGCTAATACAAGCATCTTAGAGAACCCAAATCTTATTAAAGTAGGACAAGAGTTAGTAATTCCTAATTTATAG
- a CDS encoding YkgJ family cysteine cluster protein: MEKRLQQLPKLAEEAKKESLKYFSNIKRRVPKNFDYVVQELHDAEFEKTDCLDCGNCCKTTSPIFTDKDIERISKHLKMKVANFEKQYLERDEDNFMVLKTAPCSFLDEADNSCTIYDVRPKACAEYPHTNRKKFINISDLTVANTAVCPAAYSIVEALKKALPMVSKVKKRRS, encoded by the coding sequence ATGGAAAAACGCTTGCAACAACTCCCAAAATTAGCAGAAGAAGCTAAAAAAGAAAGTCTTAAATATTTTTCGAACATAAAAAGAAGAGTTCCTAAGAACTTTGATTATGTTGTGCAAGAGTTGCATGATGCTGAGTTTGAAAAAACAGATTGTTTAGATTGTGGAAATTGTTGTAAAACTACGAGTCCAATTTTTACAGATAAAGACATAGAGCGTATTTCTAAGCATTTAAAGATGAAGGTTGCAAATTTTGAAAAGCAATATTTAGAAAGAGATGAAGATAATTTTATGGTGTTAAAAACGGCACCTTGTTCTTTCTTAGATGAAGCTGATAATAGTTGTACTATTTATGATGTTCGCCCAAAGGCTTGTGCAGAATATCCTCACACAAATAGAAAAAAGTTTATAAATATTTCTGATTTAACGGTTGCAAATACAGCTGTTTGTCCTGCTGCATATTCTATTGTAGAAGCATTAAAAAAAGCTTTACCAATGGTTTCTAAAGTAAAGAAGAGAAGGAGTTAA
- the argS gene encoding arginine--tRNA ligase, producing the protein MSIQNIIETKVKEGFLALYNIEIPTVEFQATRKEFEGDITVVVFPLLRYKKGNPVQIGEDLGKYVVENVPEITNYNVVKGFLNLVVDDSFYTNFFNTIYTDATYGFVSPKADEKAMMVEYSSPNTNKPLHLGHVRNNLLGYSVAEIIKAAGKKVYKTQIINDRGIHICKSMLAWEKFGNGETPESTGLKGDKLVGNYYVKFDQEYKKEIGNLVASGISEEDAKKQAPLILEAQQMLLKWEAGDEKVVALWKKMNAWVYAGFDVTYKSMGVDFDNLYYESNTYLLGKDVVAQGIEKGVFYKKEDGSVWCDLTEDGLDEKIVLRSDGTAVYMTQDIGTAIQRVKDYADVGGMVYTVGNEQDYHFQVLFLILKKLGFDWAKQLHHLSYGMVDLPSGKMKSREGTVVDADDLMVEMTETAKTISEELGKLDGYSDVEKNELYETIGLGALKYFILKVDPKKRILFDPKSSVDFQGNTGPFIQYTYARIQSIIRKADFDYSQPVTIDLHEKEKELLKQLELYPETVQQAAANYSPAIIANYTYDLVKEFNSFYQNVHILGEENLDKKIFRIQLSKKVADTIKSAFLLLGIKVPERM; encoded by the coding sequence ATGAGCATTCAAAACATTATAGAAACCAAAGTAAAAGAAGGTTTTTTAGCTTTATACAATATAGAAATTCCAACGGTAGAATTTCAAGCAACCAGAAAAGAGTTTGAAGGAGATATTACTGTAGTAGTATTCCCTTTATTACGCTACAAGAAAGGAAATCCTGTTCAAATTGGTGAAGATTTAGGAAAATACGTTGTAGAAAATGTACCAGAAATTACAAATTACAACGTAGTAAAAGGGTTCTTAAACTTAGTGGTTGATGATTCTTTTTACACAAACTTCTTCAATACTATCTATACAGATGCTACGTACGGTTTTGTTTCGCCAAAGGCGGATGAAAAAGCAATGATGGTAGAATATTCATCTCCAAACACCAACAAACCTTTACATCTAGGGCATGTTCGTAATAACTTATTAGGATATTCTGTTGCAGAAATTATTAAAGCTGCAGGTAAAAAGGTCTACAAAACACAGATTATTAATGACAGAGGAATCCATATCTGTAAATCTATGTTGGCTTGGGAAAAGTTTGGAAACGGAGAAACTCCAGAATCTACAGGTTTAAAAGGTGATAAATTAGTTGGTAATTACTACGTAAAATTCGACCAAGAATATAAAAAAGAAATAGGCAACTTAGTTGCATCTGGTATTTCTGAAGAAGATGCTAAAAAACAAGCTCCACTTATATTAGAAGCACAACAAATGTTGTTGAAATGGGAAGCTGGAGATGAAAAAGTAGTTGCACTTTGGAAAAAGATGAACGCTTGGGTTTATGCTGGTTTTGATGTTACTTACAAAAGTATGGGTGTAGATTTTGACAACCTATATTATGAAAGTAACACCTATTTATTAGGTAAAGATGTGGTTGCACAAGGAATAGAGAAAGGTGTTTTCTATAAAAAAGAAGACGGTTCTGTTTGGTGTGATTTAACTGAAGATGGTTTAGATGAAAAAATTGTGTTACGTTCAGACGGAACTGCAGTTTATATGACGCAAGATATTGGTACAGCCATACAACGTGTAAAAGATTATGCAGATGTTGGAGGAATGGTTTATACTGTTGGTAATGAGCAAGATTATCATTTTCAAGTATTGTTTTTAATCTTGAAAAAGTTAGGTTTTGATTGGGCGAAGCAATTGCATCATTTAAGTTACGGAATGGTAGATTTACCTTCTGGAAAAATGAAATCTAGAGAAGGAACTGTTGTAGATGCTGATGATTTAATGGTAGAAATGACAGAAACGGCTAAAACTATTTCTGAAGAGTTAGGGAAATTAGATGGTTATTCTGATGTTGAAAAAAATGAATTGTACGAAACAATTGGTTTAGGTGCTTTAAAATATTTCATTTTAAAAGTAGATCCTAAAAAGAGAATCTTATTCGACCCAAAATCTTCTGTAGATTTTCAAGGAAACACAGGTCCTTTTATTCAATATACGTATGCTAGAATTCAATCTATCATTAGAAAAGCAGATTTTGATTATTCACAACCTGTAACTATAGACTTACACGAAAAGGAAAAAGAGTTATTAAAACAATTAGAGTTATACCCAGAAACGGTGCAACAAGCTGCTGCAAATTATTCGCCAGCAATTATTGCAAATTACACGTATGATTTGGTAAAGGAATTCAATTCTTTTTATCAGAATGTACATATTTTAGGGGAAGAAAATTTAGATAAAAAAATATTTAGAATTCAATTGTCTAAGAAAGTTGCTGATACTATAAAATCTGCATTTTTATTATTAGGAATAAAAGTTCCTGAGAGAATGTAA
- the lpdA gene encoding dihydrolipoyl dehydrogenase, which translates to MKYDIIIIGSGPGGYVTGIRASQLGFKVAIVEKENLGGICLNWGCIPTKALLKSAQVYDYLKHVDQYGLKAEAIDKDFEAVIKRSRGVADGMSKGVAFLMKKNKIDIIDGFGKIKNGKKVDVTATDGTVTEYSADNIIIATGARSRELPNLPQDGVKVIGYRKAMSLPTQPKSMIVVGSGAIGVEFAHFYNSMGTDVTIVEFMPNVVPVEDIDISKQFEKSIKKSGIKVMTNSSVESVDTSGEGVVATVKTKKGEVTLTADILLSAVGIKSNIENIGLEDVGIIVDRDKILVNDFYQTNIPGYYAIGDVVPGQALAHVASAEGITCVEKLAGLHTEPIDYGNVPGCTYATPEIASVGMTEAKAKEAGYELKVGKFPFSASGKATAAGTTDGFVKVIFDAKYGEWLGCHMIGAGVTDMIAEAVLGRKLETTGHEVLKTIHPHPTMSEAVMEAVADAYDEVIHL; encoded by the coding sequence ATGAAATACGACATCATTATTATTGGAAGTGGACCTGGAGGATATGTAACTGGGATTAGAGCTTCTCAATTAGGCTTTAAAGTTGCCATTGTAGAAAAAGAAAACTTAGGTGGAATTTGCTTAAACTGGGGGTGTATCCCAACAAAAGCATTGTTGAAATCTGCTCAGGTTTACGATTATTTAAAACATGTAGACCAATATGGTTTAAAAGCGGAAGCAATTGATAAAGATTTTGAAGCTGTTATTAAAAGAAGTCGTGGTGTTGCAGATGGAATGAGCAAAGGTGTTGCTTTCTTGATGAAGAAAAACAAAATCGATATTATTGACGGTTTTGGAAAAATTAAAAACGGTAAAAAAGTTGATGTTACTGCTACTGATGGTACAGTAACTGAATATAGTGCAGACAATATTATTATTGCAACTGGTGCTCGTTCTAGAGAATTACCAAACTTACCACAAGATGGTGTTAAAGTAATTGGTTATAGAAAAGCAATGAGTTTACCAACGCAACCAAAATCTATGATTGTTGTAGGTTCTGGTGCTATTGGTGTTGAGTTTGCACACTTTTATAACTCAATGGGAACTGATGTTACTATTGTAGAATTTATGCCAAATGTAGTACCTGTAGAAGATATTGATATTTCTAAGCAATTTGAAAAATCAATTAAAAAATCGGGTATTAAAGTAATGACAAATTCTTCTGTAGAATCTGTTGACACTTCTGGTGAAGGAGTTGTTGCTACTGTAAAAACTAAAAAAGGAGAAGTAACTTTAACAGCAGATATTTTATTATCGGCAGTTGGAATTAAATCGAATATAGAAAACATCGGTTTAGAAGATGTTGGAATTATTGTTGACAGAGATAAAATCTTAGTAAATGATTTTTATCAAACTAATATTCCTGGTTATTATGCAATTGGAGATGTGGTTCCTGGACAAGCTTTAGCACACGTTGCTTCTGCAGAAGGAATTACTTGTGTTGAGAAATTAGCTGGTTTACATACAGAACCAATTGATTATGGAAACGTTCCTGGTTGTACATATGCTACTCCAGAAATTGCTTCTGTTGGTATGACTGAGGCAAAAGCAAAAGAAGCAGGTTACGAATTAAAAGTTGGTAAATTTCCTTTTTCTGCATCTGGTAAAGCTACAGCAGCTGGAACTACAGATGGTTTTGTAAAAGTAATTTTTGATGCAAAATACGGAGAATGGTTAGGTTGTCATATGATTGGTGCTGGAGTAACTGATATGATTGCTGAAGCAGTTTTAGGACGTAAATTAGAAACTACAGGACATGAAGTTTTAAAAACAATTCACCCTCACCCAACTATGAGTGAAGCTGTTATGGAAGCAGTTGCAGATGCTTATGATGAAGTGATACATTTGTAG
- a CDS encoding sugar porter family MFS transporter yields the protein MNNKTYTIFISFIVALGGFLFGFDAGIISGVMSYAGPEFNLNEIQSGWVVSAPSFAAMFAMLFSGRLSDKIGRKKLLIFVAFLYAISAILSALSISYEMLYIARIIGGIAFGAALVLAPIYIAEISTAENRGKLVSLQQLNIVFGFFAAFLSNYFFNKYNTQESAFLTDENVWRWMLGVEFIPAVFYFILLFFVPKSPRWLYLKGSFEEAKKVLNKIHGSERGSLEIAAIEKNILKEKNKSELKIKDILKPSLRFILVVGLVVGVLQQITGINAVYFYATSIFKQTGIGTDAAFSSGVLLSTISVIFTFVAIYLIDRMGRRPLLLIGTAGIAISLLLCAYGFNQATYQLSKEKINQFEFSDSQKLLPLADTLYKDDITFKNEVKAALGNKIYSKNDGAILEAATTINANLILIGILGFIACFAFSLGPVMWVLLSELYPIKYRGLAIGVIAFINSLISSLVQLVFPWELSHLGNAFTFFVFGAIAFVGFFIMLKILPETKGKSLEELEIELIKN from the coding sequence ATGAATAATAAAACATATACTATTTTTATCAGTTTTATAGTAGCTTTAGGTGGTTTTCTATTTGGTTTTGATGCTGGAATTATATCTGGAGTCATGTCTTATGCAGGACCAGAATTTAATTTAAATGAAATACAATCTGGTTGGGTAGTAAGTGCTCCTTCATTTGCTGCAATGTTTGCAATGTTGTTTTCCGGGAGATTAAGTGATAAAATAGGAAGAAAAAAACTACTAATTTTTGTAGCCTTCCTGTATGCAATATCTGCTATTTTATCTGCTTTGTCTATTTCTTACGAAATGCTGTATATAGCAAGAATTATTGGTGGTATTGCTTTTGGTGCTGCCTTAGTTTTAGCTCCCATTTATATTGCAGAAATTTCTACAGCAGAAAATAGAGGGAAATTGGTTTCTCTACAACAACTGAACATCGTTTTTGGATTTTTTGCCGCTTTTTTAAGCAATTATTTTTTCAATAAATACAATACGCAAGAAAGTGCTTTTTTAACGGATGAAAATGTTTGGAGATGGATGTTGGGTGTAGAATTTATTCCTGCTGTTTTCTATTTTATCTTATTGTTTTTTGTTCCTAAAAGTCCACGTTGGTTGTATTTAAAAGGAAGCTTTGAAGAAGCTAAAAAAGTTCTAAATAAAATTCACGGTTCAGAAAGAGGAAGTCTAGAAATTGCTGCCATAGAAAAAAATATTCTAAAAGAAAAAAACAAATCTGAGTTAAAAATTAAAGACATCTTAAAACCTTCTTTACGCTTTATTTTAGTCGTTGGTTTGGTTGTTGGTGTTTTACAGCAAATTACTGGTATTAACGCTGTATATTTTTACGCAACATCCATTTTTAAACAGACAGGTATTGGTACAGACGCTGCTTTTTCTTCTGGAGTTTTATTAAGCACAATTTCCGTTATTTTTACTTTTGTAGCTATTTATTTAATTGATAGAATGGGTAGAAGACCTTTATTATTAATTGGTACAGCTGGTATTGCTATTAGTTTATTGTTATGTGCTTATGGTTTTAATCAAGCAACGTATCAATTATCAAAAGAAAAAATTAATCAATTTGAGTTTTCTGATTCTCAAAAATTATTGCCTTTAGCAGATACATTATATAAAGACGATATTACCTTCAAGAACGAAGTAAAAGCTGCTTTAGGAAATAAGATTTATAGTAAAAATGACGGCGCTATTTTAGAAGCTGCAACAACAATTAATGCCAACTTAATATTAATAGGGATTTTAGGTTTTATTGCTTGTTTTGCATTCTCATTAGGACCAGTAATGTGGGTTTTATTATCAGAATTATATCCAATAAAATATCGAGGTTTGGCAATAGGAGTTATTGCTTTCATCAACTCATTAATTAGTTCTTTAGTACAACTCGTTTTTCCTTGGGAATTATCTCATTTAGGAAATGCCTTTACATTTTTCGTGTTTGGAGCTATCGCATTCGTTGGCTTTTTTATCATGTTAAAAATATTACCAGAAACTAAAGGGAAGTCTTTGGAAGAATTAGAAATTGAATTAATCAAAAACTAA
- a CDS encoding MFS transporter — protein MLDINKVPLKEKVGYALGDGAANIAWRGVAAFLFIFYTDVFGLHPATVGLLMLVSRFSDGISDILMGIIGDRTTSKYGKFRPWILWTAVPLGISLSLLFSSPDLNPTGKIIYAYITYIAFTLIYTANNVPYGALMAVMTGNDKERTSIGSFRMVGAFGGGMLVQGALLFLVAYFGNVNPTIKVDKLDTERFKVEISAPKDVLNANIKTEDGIALFTWDTLDKKENTPTKGKSFTIEANKNYTFIVEGEKGLTEASFSIIDQKKGYSNSMYVMSIFLTLFMIITFYSTKERVLPPKEQKTNLKQDLKDLISNKPWLFLLAIGLLFNVYNSIKQGIVVVYFTHYLNDQLLAASFMVGLMLASIAGAMATASLGKRFGKRMLFIYALLFSGGVNALLIFCGPNDITLIFTLGIISEFGAAILPTLFFVMLGDAADYSEFKNGRRATGLVYSAGSFATKFGGGIAGAIIGLVLAAFHYSGQDSVAIEGALPGVVMLMSWIPSVITILTAIVMFFYPLTESKLDEITLELNARRLQEK, from the coding sequence ATGCTAGATATAAACAAAGTTCCATTAAAAGAAAAAGTAGGATATGCGCTAGGTGATGGTGCTGCCAATATAGCTTGGAGAGGTGTCGCTGCTTTTTTGTTTATATTTTATACGGATGTTTTTGGTTTGCATCCAGCAACAGTTGGACTTTTAATGCTAGTTTCCCGCTTTAGCGATGGAATAAGTGATATTTTAATGGGTATTATTGGAGACAGAACTACATCAAAATACGGAAAATTCAGACCTTGGATTTTATGGACCGCAGTTCCATTAGGAATCAGTCTTTCATTACTTTTTTCTAGTCCCGATTTAAACCCGACAGGTAAAATTATCTATGCGTACATCACCTACATTGCTTTTACATTAATTTATACAGCAAATAATGTTCCTTATGGAGCTTTAATGGCAGTAATGACTGGTAATGATAAAGAAAGAACAAGCATTGGTTCTTTTAGAATGGTGGGTGCATTTGGTGGTGGAATGTTGGTACAAGGAGCCTTACTTTTTCTAGTTGCCTATTTTGGTAATGTAAACCCAACTATTAAGGTTGATAAATTAGATACTGAAAGGTTTAAAGTTGAAATATCTGCTCCTAAAGATGTATTAAATGCAAATATTAAAACAGAAGATGGTATTGCTTTATTCACTTGGGATACTCTTGACAAAAAAGAAAATACACCAACAAAAGGAAAAAGTTTTACCATAGAAGCCAATAAAAATTACACATTTATTGTAGAAGGAGAAAAAGGTCTTACTGAAGCTTCTTTTTCAATTATTGATCAGAAAAAAGGGTATAGTAATTCTATGTATGTGATGTCCATTTTCTTAACCCTGTTTATGATTATTACTTTCTATTCAACAAAAGAGAGAGTATTACCTCCAAAAGAGCAAAAAACCAATTTAAAACAAGATTTAAAAGATTTAATTTCTAATAAACCTTGGTTATTTTTACTTGCTATTGGTTTATTATTTAATGTCTACAATTCTATAAAACAAGGAATCGTTGTGGTCTATTTTACCCATTATTTAAATGATCAATTATTAGCAGCAAGTTTTATGGTTGGTTTAATGTTGGCTTCTATAGCAGGTGCAATGGCAACCGCTTCGTTAGGAAAAAGATTTGGGAAACGTATGTTATTCATTTATGCTTTATTATTTTCTGGAGGTGTAAATGCATTACTAATTTTTTGTGGACCAAATGATATTACTCTGATTTTTACGCTAGGTATTATTTCTGAATTTGGTGCTGCAATTCTACCCACTTTATTCTTTGTAATGTTAGGTGATGCTGCAGATTATTCAGAATTTAAAAACGGACGAAGAGCAACTGGTTTAGTATATTCCGCAGGTTCTTTTGCAACAAAATTTGGAGGAGGAATTGCAGGCGCAATTATAGGGTTGGTTTTAGCAGCATTTCATTATAGTGGTCAAGATTCAGTTGCCATAGAAGGCGCTTTACCAGGAGTTGTGATGTTAATGAGTTGGATTCCTTCAGTAATTACAATTTTAACAGCTATTGTAATGTTCTTTTATCCGCTGACAGAATCAAAGTTAGATGAAATTACATTAGAACTAAATGCAAGAAGATTACAAGAAAAATAG
- a CDS encoding glycoside hydrolase family 30 protein has protein sequence MNFKNYIIILLVLIIGCSKPTVKKENKTKNLPEINYLNQKIQVYTTARNTNLRLTKTNELTFKEKIQPLETEVAVFVNPNKTFQKYLGIGGAITDASSEVFSKLNDSQQNKFLQSLYGKDGIGYNIIRTSIHSSDFGLGSHTYIDEGDADLKTFSIEKDRKKRIPLIKRAIELIKDDVVFYASPWSPPAFMKTNKNMLNGGKLLPEFRQSWANYYAKFIKAYEKEGIPVWGLTIQNEPMAVQRWESCIYTAAEERDFLKDYLGPTLEKEGLGDKNIVVWDHNRDLISDRANTIFEDPEASKYAWGIGFHWYETWTGGLPKYDNLKNINESYPTKNILFTEGCQEKFDIEKLQFWPNAERYGNSMINDFNSGVVGWTDWNILLDERGGPNHVQNFCFAPIHANTKTGELIYTPTYYYIGHFSKFIKPGALRVSTTTSRTTIESTSFKNKNGQIVTVVMNKTDSKIVYKLIVGDSETEVEIAPRAMQSIIY, from the coding sequence ATGAACTTTAAAAATTATATAATAATCCTCTTAGTTTTAATAATTGGGTGCTCAAAACCGACAGTTAAAAAAGAGAATAAAACAAAAAACTTGCCTGAAATTAATTATTTGAATCAAAAAATTCAAGTTTATACAACAGCAAGAAACACCAATTTAAGGTTAACTAAAACAAATGAATTAACTTTTAAAGAAAAAATACAACCCCTAGAAACTGAAGTTGCAGTTTTTGTAAATCCAAATAAGACTTTTCAAAAATATTTAGGAATTGGAGGTGCTATTACTGACGCTTCTTCTGAAGTGTTTTCTAAGTTGAATGATTCTCAACAAAACAAATTTTTACAATCCTTATATGGTAAAGATGGTATTGGTTATAATATTATTAGAACGAGTATTCACAGTAGTGATTTTGGTTTGGGAAGTCATACGTATATTGATGAAGGAGATGCAGATTTAAAAACATTTTCAATAGAAAAAGATAGAAAAAAAAGAATTCCTTTAATTAAAAGAGCTATTGAATTAATTAAAGACGATGTCGTTTTTTATGCAAGTCCTTGGAGTCCCCCAGCTTTTATGAAGACTAATAAAAACATGTTAAATGGTGGTAAATTACTTCCAGAGTTTAGACAATCTTGGGCAAATTATTATGCGAAATTTATTAAAGCTTACGAAAAAGAAGGAATTCCTGTTTGGGGGTTAACCATTCAAAATGAACCAATGGCAGTTCAAAGATGGGAATCTTGTATTTACACTGCCGCAGAAGAAAGAGATTTTTTAAAGGATTATTTAGGACCAACCTTAGAAAAAGAAGGTTTAGGTGATAAAAACATTGTTGTTTGGGATCACAATAGAGATTTAATTTCCGACAGAGCAAATACTATTTTCGAAGATCCAGAAGCGTCAAAATATGCTTGGGGAATTGGTTTTCATTGGTATGAAACTTGGACTGGTGGTTTGCCAAAATATGATAACTTGAAAAACATAAATGAATCTTATCCTACTAAAAACATATTGTTTACAGAAGGTTGTCAAGAAAAATTTGATATTGAAAAATTACAGTTTTGGCCAAATGCAGAACGTTATGGAAATTCTATGATAAATGATTTTAATAGCGGAGTTGTAGGATGGACAGATTGGAATATCTTATTAGATGAAAGAGGTGGGCCAAATCACGTTCAGAACTTCTGTTTTGCACCAATTCATGCAAATACAAAAACTGGAGAGTTAATATATACACCAACTTATTATTACATCGGTCACTTTTCTAAATTTATAAAACCGGGTGCTTTACGTGTTAGTACAACAACGAGTAGAACAACAATAGAAAGCACTTCTTTTAAAAATAAAAATGGACAAATTGTAACTGTAGTTATGAATAAAACAGATTCCAAAATAGTTTATAAACTGATTGTTGGAGATAGTGAAACGGAAGTTGAAATCGCTCCACGTGCAATGCAATCAATAATTTATTAA
- a CDS encoding GH1 family beta-glucosidase, whose translation MNKFPKDFVWGTATSSYQIEGASDLDGKGPSIWDAFCSIPGKINNGETGNVACDHYHKFKEDIQLMKDMGVKAYRFSIAWSRIMPTGKGTVNEKGIQFYSELIDELLKADIVPWVTLYHWDLPLALQLENDGWLSKDITEYFKEYANVCFDRFGNRVKNWITLNEPWVVSILGYGQGAFAPGRVSNSEPYLAAHHLILAHAKAVQLYREKYSYQNGEIGISNNCDWREPLTDSKEDKDAAERALEFFVAWFADPIYKGDYPKVMKERLKERLPEFSNEEKELIKGTSDFFGLNHYTTMYAENSDGIVKEVAVNGNGGISEDQDVDLSVDKDWKVTLMDWAVVPWGCKKLLKWIDERYNKPNIYITENGCAYPDKLINGEIDDQERLEFYQKYLIACKEAIDEGVNLKGYFAWSFMDNFEWSSGYEQRFGLHYVDFETLERIPKKSAKWFKKAIKNESAEVTL comes from the coding sequence ATGAATAAATTTCCGAAAGATTTTGTTTGGGGAACAGCAACATCTTCTTATCAAATTGAAGGTGCGAGTGATTTAGATGGTAAAGGTCCCTCTATTTGGGATGCTTTCTGTAGCATTCCTGGTAAAATAAATAATGGTGAAACGGGTAATGTTGCTTGTGATCATTATCATAAATTTAAAGAAGACATACAATTAATGAAAGATATGGGTGTTAAAGCATATCGTTTTTCAATTGCTTGGTCTCGAATTATGCCAACAGGAAAAGGCACCGTTAATGAAAAAGGAATTCAGTTTTATTCAGAATTGATTGACGAACTTTTAAAAGCTGATATAGTTCCTTGGGTTACTTTATATCATTGGGATTTACCTTTGGCCTTACAACTAGAAAATGATGGTTGGTTAAGCAAAGATATTACTGAATATTTTAAAGAATATGCAAATGTATGTTTTGATCGCTTTGGTAACCGCGTAAAAAACTGGATTACCTTAAATGAACCTTGGGTAGTTTCTATTTTAGGCTACGGACAAGGTGCATTTGCTCCAGGTAGAGTTTCGAATTCAGAACCTTATTTGGCGGCACATCATTTAATTTTAGCACATGCAAAAGCCGTACAATTATATCGAGAAAAATATTCGTATCAAAATGGAGAAATCGGAATCTCAAATAATTGTGATTGGAGAGAACCTTTAACTGATAGCAAAGAGGATAAAGATGCAGCAGAAAGAGCGCTTGAGTTTTTTGTTGCTTGGTTTGCAGATCCTATTTATAAAGGTGATTACCCTAAAGTGATGAAAGAAAGACTAAAAGAACGTCTTCCTGAATTTTCTAATGAAGAAAAAGAATTGATAAAAGGTACTTCAGACTTTTTTGGATTGAATCATTACACAACCATGTATGCTGAAAATTCAGACGGAATTGTAAAAGAAGTAGCCGTGAATGGAAATGGTGGTATTTCTGAAGACCAAGATGTAGATTTATCTGTAGATAAAGATTGGAAAGTAACTTTAATGGACTGGGCAGTGGTGCCTTGGGGTTGTAAAAAATTATTAAAATGGATCGATGAACGTTACAATAAACCAAACATCTACATTACAGAAAACGGTTGTGCATATCCCGATAAATTAATAAATGGTGAGATTGATGACCAAGAAAGATTAGAGTTTTACCAAAAATATTTAATTGCCTGTAAAGAAGCAATTGATGAAGGCGTAAACTTAAAAGGATATTTTGCTTGGTCTTTTATGGACAATTTTGAGTGGTCTTCTGGTTATGAACAACGATTCGGTTTGCATTATGTAGATTTTGAAACTTTAGAAAGAATTCCTAAAAAATCTGCAAAGTGGTTTAAAAAAGCAATTAAAAATGAAAGTGCAGAAGTAACATTGTAA